In Cuculus canorus isolate bCucCan1 chromosome 27, bCucCan1.pri, whole genome shotgun sequence, the following proteins share a genomic window:
- the EBI3 gene encoding interleukin-27 subunit beta yields the protein MPGPWTRAAPLRLPDMKWLWVVAFVAPACTVPYNSTSGSAEEGGRCTPQHGTLGTEVLLRCPTASGGTVEWHQGDTVLGTYPAPGLAVPNASLAHEGHYSCHHPDTGDTLATICLRLGYAPASLVVECWAISYPQVVNCSWDLSPEPLLDTDFMATYRHGVPGGMEPSECIRTGPRSCSFGNMQMFSLTPYVVNVTAVNPLGAASGHQLFLLENIIKPDPPEDLRVSPIPGETTKLLLEWRPPGSWPFPNYFPLKYHICYSWEESSVTKMVGPFEQTSFILTGARAGIRHHVQVAAKDIMDSGEFSAWSLVASGTPWMEPREAEQGQHSLPHPAPLPHPHEGPPTPQPLAVPTEPPVPEGVTRDSQ from the exons ATGCCTG GTCCCTGGACACGGGCAGCTCCGCTGAGGCTCCCTGACATGAAGTGGCTTTGGGTGGTGGCTTTTGTGGCACCTGCCTGTACCGTCCCCTACAACAGCACATCGGGAAGCGCTGAGGAAGGAG GTCGCTGCACCCCCCAACACGGCACCCTGGGCACCGAGGTGCTGCTGCGGTGCCCGACGGCGTCGGGGGGGACAGTGGAGTGGCACCAGGGGGACACTGTCCTGGGAACATACCCTGCGCCCGGGCTGGCTGTCCCCAACGCCAGTCTGGCCCATGAGGGCCACTACAGCTGCCACCACCCTGACACCGGAGACACCTTGGCCACCATCTGCCTGCGGCTGGGCT ACGCCCCTGCGTCCCTCGTTGTTGAGTGCTGGGCCATCAGCTACCCGCAGGTGGTCAACTGCTCCTGGGACCTGAGCCCCGAGCCGCTGCTGGACACCGACTTCATGGCCACGTACAG GCACGGCGTGCCGGGGGGCATGGAGCCCAGCGAGTGCATCCGCACTGGGCCACGGAGCTGCTCCTTTGGGAACATGCAGATGTTCTCCCTCACGCCCTACGTGGTGAACGTGACGGCCGTGAACCCCCTGGGTGCTGCCTCTGGACACCAGCTCTTCCTTCTGGAGAACATCA TAAAGCCGGATCCCCCCGAGGACCTGCGGGTCTCGCCCATCCCTGGGGAAACCAcgaagctgctgctggagtggCGCCCACCAGGGTCCTGGCCCTTCCCGAATTATTTCCCGCTGAAGTATCACATCTGCTATTCCTGGGAGGAAAGCTCCGTCACCAAAATG GTTGGGCCCTTCGAGCAGACATCGTTCATCCTGACGGGAGCGCGGGCTGGCATCCGCCACCACGTCCAGGTGGCTGCAAAGGACATCATGGACTCAGGGGAATTCAGTGCCTGGAGCCTGGTGGCCTCGGGGACGCCCTGGATGGAGCCAAGGGAAGCAGAGCAGGGCCAGCATTCCCTTCCccaccctgctcctctccctcatCCCCACGAGGGACCCCCCACGCCCCAGCCACTTGCTGTCCCAACGGAGCCACCGGTGCCGGAGGGAGTCACCAGAGACAGCCAATAA
- the ANKRD24 gene encoding ankyrin repeat domain-containing protein 24 isoform X1, producing the protein MAARHLLLTTMKQICFCAAASFASQDWTKNDEKLLQAVDYNDAGKVTSLLVRKGLVPTKLDSEGKSAFHLAAMRGNVDCLEAMLAHGVDAMTKDSSGYTALHLASKHGHPQCVSKLLQASCPVDVADGSGQTALHHAAVSGCISCSEILCDFKAPLNIKDKDGFTPLILAAKMSHSELCRYLLHRGAAVNSRDLQGRTALMLACENGSVETVEVLVNAGARVALVDSTGHDAAHYSLATGNALIQHFLQEAAQRRSWASEEESTEQTSQTSSPSQSSIREKNSTPRKRKAPLPPLGTPSQEDQDAYEEIVRLRQERAQFLQKIRGFEQQEKQRQERAQLEEGSMRSMEKKIQELEKQLAARDGEKEQLGKEVEALRSRLSSLENEKENTSYDIETLQDEEGDPLEFPGAELLLSKKTLSPSAEELLATLQGQVQSLTVQNKELREKIQVLENFERDESNLSPPGDFVPASLYKALQRELEQLRAQHLELPRDAGLKDEAGGQTGASEQSKEGSAAPEPAWTWGECKAALGELRLPQAQSSSSVVEREAGTELVEARAALRQAQAALEERELRVKELQARLETMEATTALGTSLEEVSREKEALLERCSRAEAEVENLRRELEAKARDRRAAGCPEPEPELLEHRVVELVRQQEEAMAQLGQLRETLGRREAELGSLREQLAARPVGRREHEEALARLRQAQAEAQERVPRQEHARAKATLEEQAQALRERAAQLEVSAEAKGREAARLQAELATAVPRAEHEAVQAGLRAEAAALAQRLDELSRRHEKTCEEVFRVQRQALFMKSERQAAEERLAATQKQLVEAQDEARRLRELHSHTEDTAKLVRDRDRKITELSKEVFRLKEALNALPDSRESPQPPPDTSALQARIHALEEKLVETEKRHSKVVTLYRSHLLYAVQGHMDEDVQRLLCQILRMQQLQEQSR; encoded by the exons ATGGCTGCccgccacctcctcctcaccacCATGAAGCAGatctgtttctgtgctgctgcctccttcGCG AGCCAGGACTGGACCAAGAATGACGAGAAGCTCCTGCAAGCTGTGGACTACAACGATGCGGGGAAGGTGACATCTCTCCTTGTCCGCAAGGGCTTGGTCCCCACCAAGCTGGACTCAGAGGGCAAATCCGC GTTCCACCTGGCTGCTATGCGGGGGAACGTGGACTGTCTGGAAGCCATGCTGGCCCACGGCGTGGATGCCATGACCAAGGATAGCTCGG GTTACACTGCCTTGCACCTGGCATCCAAGCACGGCCACCCGCAGTGCGTCAGCAAGCTGCTGCAG GCCTCCTGCCCTGTGGACGTGGCTGACGGCAGTGGCCAAACAGCGCTGCACCACGCAG CGGTCAGCGGCTGCATCTCGTGCTCGGAGATTCTCTGTGATTTCAAGGCTCCCTTGAACATCAAGGACAAG GATGGCTTCACACCGCTGATCCTTGCTGCCAAGATGAGCCACTCGGAGCTCTGCCGGTACCTGCTGCACCGTGGCGCGGCGGTCAACAGCCGGGACCTGCAGGGAAG GACAGCCTTGATGCTGGCCTGTGAGAACGGCAGCGTGGAGACAGTGGAGGTGCTTGTCAACGCCGGTGCCCGCGTGGCCTTGGTGGACTCCACAGGTCACGATGCTGCGCACTACAGCCTGGCCACGGGCAACGCTCTCATCCAGCATTTCCTGCAAGAGGCTGCTCAGCGCCGGTCCTGGGCCAGTG AAGAGGAGTCAACTGAGCAGACATCCCAG ACATCTTCGCCGAGCCAGTCATCCATCAGGGAGAAGAACAGCACCCCAAGGAAGAGGAAagcccctctgcctcccctgGGCACCCCCAGCCAG GAGGACCAAGACGCCTATGAGGAGATCGTACGGCTGCGGCAGGAGAGGGCCCAGTTCTTGCAGAAGATCCGGGGATTTgaacagcaggagaagcagagacaggag CGGGCACAGCTGGAGGAGGGCTCCATGCGCTCCATGGAAAAGAAG atccaggagctggagaagcagctggcTGCAAGGGATGGTGAGAAGGAGCAGCTGGGCAAGGAGGTGGAGGCTCTGCGGAGCCGCTTGTCCTCCCTGGAG AACGAGAAGGAGAACACGAGCTATGACATTGAGACGCTGCAGGATGAGGAGGGAGACCCGCTTGAGTTCCCAG gggcagagctgctgctctccaaGAAGACGCTGAGCCCCTCAGCCGAGGagctgctggccacgctgcaAGGTCAGGTGCAGTCCCTCACCGTGCAAAACAAGGAGCTGAGGGAGAAAATACAG GTGCTGGAGAATTTTGAGCGGGACGAGAGCAACCTGTCCCCCCCAGGGGACTTTGTGCCCGCCAGCCTCTACAAAGCTCTCCAACGCGAGCTAGAGCAGTTGCGAGCACAGCACTTGGAGCTGCCGCGGGATGCGGGTCTGAAGGATGAGGCCGGTGGGCAAACTGGTGCCTCGGAGCAAAGCAAAGAGGGGAGCGCGGCGCCGGAGCCAGCCTGGACTTGGGGCGAGTGCAAAGCAGCCCTGGGTGAGCTGCGACTGCCACAGGCACAGTCCTCCTCCTCTGTGGTGGAGCGGGAGGCTGGCACTGAGCTGGTGGAGGCTCGGGCAGCGCTGCGGCAGGCGCAGGCAGCGCTGGAGGAGCGGGAGCTGCGGGTGAAGGAGCTGCAGGCACGTTTGGAGACCATGGAGGCAACAACCGCCCTGGGGACCTCCTTGGAGGAGGTGTCGAGGGAGAAGGAAGCCTTGCTGGAGCGCTGCAGCCGAGCGGAGGCGGAGGTGGAGAACCTGCGACGGGAGCTGGAGGCCAAGGCACGGGACAGGCGAGCGGCTGGTTGCCCTGAGCCGGagcctgagctgctggagcatcgCGTGGTGGAGCTGGTGCGGCAGCAGGAGGAGGCGATGGCGCAGCTGGGGCAGCTGCGGGAGACACTGGGGCGCAGGGAAGCCGAGCTGGGCAGCCTGCGGGAGCAGCTGGCGGCGCGGCCGGTGGGGCGTCGAGAGCACGAGGAGGCTCTGGCGCGGCTGCGGCAGGCGCAGGCGGAGGCGCAGGAGCGGGTGCCGCGGCAGGAACATGCCCGGGCCAAGGCAACGCTGGAGGAGCAGGCGCAGGCACTGCGGGAGCGGGCGGCGCAGCTGGAGGTGTCGGCGGAGGCCAAGGGGCGCGAGGCTGCGAGGCTGCAAGCTGAGCTGGCCACGGCGGTGCCGCGTGCCGAGCACGAGGCAGTGCAGGCGGGGCTGCGAGCCGAAGCGGCTGCGCTGGCGCAGCGTCTGGACGAGCTGTCGCGGCGGCACGAGAAGACGTGCGAAGAGGTGTTCCGGGTGCAGAGGCAGGCGCTCTTCATGAAGAGCGAGCGGCAGGCGGCGGAGGAAAGGTTGGCCGCCACGCAGAAGCAGCTGGTGGAGGCGCAGGACGAGGCGCGGCGGCTGCGAGAGCTCCACAGCCACACCGAGGACACGGCCAAGCTGgtcagggacagggacaggaag ATCACGGAGCTCTCCAAGGAGGTCTTCAGGCTGAAGGAAGCTCTCAATGCTCTCCCCGACTCCCGTGAATCACCACAGCCACCTCCTGACACCTCTGCGCTCCAGGCCAGGATCCATGCGTTGGAGGAGAAGCTGGTG gagacagaaaagcGGCACAGCAAGGTGGTGACGCTGTACCGGAGCCATCTGCTCTACGCAGTGCAG GGCCACATGGACGAGGACGTGCAGAGACTCCTGTGCCAGATCCTGCggatgcagcagctgcaggagcagagcagatga
- the ANKRD24 gene encoding ankyrin repeat domain-containing protein 24 isoform X2 gives MKSLKAKFRKADSQDWTKNDEKLLQAVDYNDAGKVTSLLVRKGLVPTKLDSEGKSAFHLAAMRGNVDCLEAMLAHGVDAMTKDSSGYTALHLASKHGHPQCVSKLLQASCPVDVADGSGQTALHHAAVSGCISCSEILCDFKAPLNIKDKDGFTPLILAAKMSHSELCRYLLHRGAAVNSRDLQGRTALMLACENGSVETVEVLVNAGARVALVDSTGHDAAHYSLATGNALIQHFLQEAAQRRSWASEEESTEQTSQTSSPSQSSIREKNSTPRKRKAPLPPLGTPSQEDQDAYEEIVRLRQERAQFLQKIRGFEQQEKQRQERAQLEEGSMRSMEKKIQELEKQLAARDGEKEQLGKEVEALRSRLSSLENEKENTSYDIETLQDEEGDPLEFPGAELLLSKKTLSPSAEELLATLQGQVQSLTVQNKELREKIQVLENFERDESNLSPPGDFVPASLYKALQRELEQLRAQHLELPRDAGLKDEAGGQTGASEQSKEGSAAPEPAWTWGECKAALGELRLPQAQSSSSVVEREAGTELVEARAALRQAQAALEERELRVKELQARLETMEATTALGTSLEEVSREKEALLERCSRAEAEVENLRRELEAKARDRRAAGCPEPEPELLEHRVVELVRQQEEAMAQLGQLRETLGRREAELGSLREQLAARPVGRREHEEALARLRQAQAEAQERVPRQEHARAKATLEEQAQALRERAAQLEVSAEAKGREAARLQAELATAVPRAEHEAVQAGLRAEAAALAQRLDELSRRHEKTCEEVFRVQRQALFMKSERQAAEERLAATQKQLVEAQDEARRLRELHSHTEDTAKLVRDRDRKITELSKEVFRLKEALNALPDSRESPQPPPDTSALQARIHALEEKLVETEKRHSKVVTLYRSHLLYAVQGHMDEDVQRLLCQILRMQQLQEQSR, from the exons ATGAAGAGCCTGAAGGCCAAGTTCAGGAAGGCGGAC AGCCAGGACTGGACCAAGAATGACGAGAAGCTCCTGCAAGCTGTGGACTACAACGATGCGGGGAAGGTGACATCTCTCCTTGTCCGCAAGGGCTTGGTCCCCACCAAGCTGGACTCAGAGGGCAAATCCGC GTTCCACCTGGCTGCTATGCGGGGGAACGTGGACTGTCTGGAAGCCATGCTGGCCCACGGCGTGGATGCCATGACCAAGGATAGCTCGG GTTACACTGCCTTGCACCTGGCATCCAAGCACGGCCACCCGCAGTGCGTCAGCAAGCTGCTGCAG GCCTCCTGCCCTGTGGACGTGGCTGACGGCAGTGGCCAAACAGCGCTGCACCACGCAG CGGTCAGCGGCTGCATCTCGTGCTCGGAGATTCTCTGTGATTTCAAGGCTCCCTTGAACATCAAGGACAAG GATGGCTTCACACCGCTGATCCTTGCTGCCAAGATGAGCCACTCGGAGCTCTGCCGGTACCTGCTGCACCGTGGCGCGGCGGTCAACAGCCGGGACCTGCAGGGAAG GACAGCCTTGATGCTGGCCTGTGAGAACGGCAGCGTGGAGACAGTGGAGGTGCTTGTCAACGCCGGTGCCCGCGTGGCCTTGGTGGACTCCACAGGTCACGATGCTGCGCACTACAGCCTGGCCACGGGCAACGCTCTCATCCAGCATTTCCTGCAAGAGGCTGCTCAGCGCCGGTCCTGGGCCAGTG AAGAGGAGTCAACTGAGCAGACATCCCAG ACATCTTCGCCGAGCCAGTCATCCATCAGGGAGAAGAACAGCACCCCAAGGAAGAGGAAagcccctctgcctcccctgGGCACCCCCAGCCAG GAGGACCAAGACGCCTATGAGGAGATCGTACGGCTGCGGCAGGAGAGGGCCCAGTTCTTGCAGAAGATCCGGGGATTTgaacagcaggagaagcagagacaggag CGGGCACAGCTGGAGGAGGGCTCCATGCGCTCCATGGAAAAGAAG atccaggagctggagaagcagctggcTGCAAGGGATGGTGAGAAGGAGCAGCTGGGCAAGGAGGTGGAGGCTCTGCGGAGCCGCTTGTCCTCCCTGGAG AACGAGAAGGAGAACACGAGCTATGACATTGAGACGCTGCAGGATGAGGAGGGAGACCCGCTTGAGTTCCCAG gggcagagctgctgctctccaaGAAGACGCTGAGCCCCTCAGCCGAGGagctgctggccacgctgcaAGGTCAGGTGCAGTCCCTCACCGTGCAAAACAAGGAGCTGAGGGAGAAAATACAG GTGCTGGAGAATTTTGAGCGGGACGAGAGCAACCTGTCCCCCCCAGGGGACTTTGTGCCCGCCAGCCTCTACAAAGCTCTCCAACGCGAGCTAGAGCAGTTGCGAGCACAGCACTTGGAGCTGCCGCGGGATGCGGGTCTGAAGGATGAGGCCGGTGGGCAAACTGGTGCCTCGGAGCAAAGCAAAGAGGGGAGCGCGGCGCCGGAGCCAGCCTGGACTTGGGGCGAGTGCAAAGCAGCCCTGGGTGAGCTGCGACTGCCACAGGCACAGTCCTCCTCCTCTGTGGTGGAGCGGGAGGCTGGCACTGAGCTGGTGGAGGCTCGGGCAGCGCTGCGGCAGGCGCAGGCAGCGCTGGAGGAGCGGGAGCTGCGGGTGAAGGAGCTGCAGGCACGTTTGGAGACCATGGAGGCAACAACCGCCCTGGGGACCTCCTTGGAGGAGGTGTCGAGGGAGAAGGAAGCCTTGCTGGAGCGCTGCAGCCGAGCGGAGGCGGAGGTGGAGAACCTGCGACGGGAGCTGGAGGCCAAGGCACGGGACAGGCGAGCGGCTGGTTGCCCTGAGCCGGagcctgagctgctggagcatcgCGTGGTGGAGCTGGTGCGGCAGCAGGAGGAGGCGATGGCGCAGCTGGGGCAGCTGCGGGAGACACTGGGGCGCAGGGAAGCCGAGCTGGGCAGCCTGCGGGAGCAGCTGGCGGCGCGGCCGGTGGGGCGTCGAGAGCACGAGGAGGCTCTGGCGCGGCTGCGGCAGGCGCAGGCGGAGGCGCAGGAGCGGGTGCCGCGGCAGGAACATGCCCGGGCCAAGGCAACGCTGGAGGAGCAGGCGCAGGCACTGCGGGAGCGGGCGGCGCAGCTGGAGGTGTCGGCGGAGGCCAAGGGGCGCGAGGCTGCGAGGCTGCAAGCTGAGCTGGCCACGGCGGTGCCGCGTGCCGAGCACGAGGCAGTGCAGGCGGGGCTGCGAGCCGAAGCGGCTGCGCTGGCGCAGCGTCTGGACGAGCTGTCGCGGCGGCACGAGAAGACGTGCGAAGAGGTGTTCCGGGTGCAGAGGCAGGCGCTCTTCATGAAGAGCGAGCGGCAGGCGGCGGAGGAAAGGTTGGCCGCCACGCAGAAGCAGCTGGTGGAGGCGCAGGACGAGGCGCGGCGGCTGCGAGAGCTCCACAGCCACACCGAGGACACGGCCAAGCTGgtcagggacagggacaggaag ATCACGGAGCTCTCCAAGGAGGTCTTCAGGCTGAAGGAAGCTCTCAATGCTCTCCCCGACTCCCGTGAATCACCACAGCCACCTCCTGACACCTCTGCGCTCCAGGCCAGGATCCATGCGTTGGAGGAGAAGCTGGTG gagacagaaaagcGGCACAGCAAGGTGGTGACGCTGTACCGGAGCCATCTGCTCTACGCAGTGCAG GGCCACATGGACGAGGACGTGCAGAGACTCCTGTGCCAGATCCTGCggatgcagcagctgcaggagcagagcagatga